From one Chlamydiifrater phoenicopteri genomic stretch:
- a CDS encoding glycine cleavage protein H-like protein (part of multienzyme complex composed of H, L, P, and T proteins which catalyzes oxidation of glycine to yield carbon dioxide, ammonia, 5,10-CH2-H4folate and a reduced pyridine nucleotide; protein H is involved in transfer of methylamine group from the P to T protein; covalently bound to a lipoyl cofactor), which translates to MYFSENHVWMSPIHSNVVKMGLSAIMRENLGEIIHVDLPSVEKLLKSGDILALLESSKAAIEVLTPLEGSVLKINEALKEDSEFINLYPEGEGWLVILKLPQPFSPENFLSREKYESSNN; encoded by the coding sequence GTGTACTTTTCGGAGAATCATGTCTGGATGTCACCCATACATTCGAATGTTGTAAAGATGGGTTTAAGCGCTATCATGAGGGAAAATTTAGGAGAAATTATACACGTTGATTTACCCTCTGTAGAGAAACTATTGAAAAGCGGGGACATCTTAGCTCTTTTAGAGTCTTCGAAAGCTGCTATAGAAGTGTTAACGCCTTTGGAAGGCTCTGTTTTGAAAATCAATGAGGCTCTGAAAGAAGATTCAGAGTTTATTAACCTCTATCCTGAAGGAGAGGGCTGGTTGGTAATTTTGAAGCTGCCCCAACCTTTTAGTCCGGAGAACTTTCTCTCTCGAGAAAAATATGAATCCTCTAATAATTGA